One genomic window of Conger conger chromosome 9, fConCon1.1, whole genome shotgun sequence includes the following:
- the fam131ba gene encoding uncharacterized protein fam131ba isoform X2, which translates to MGCIGSKTLIADGVPVRKDGEQHGRTDFSWEGINLSMEDTTSILPRLKRNSNSNTYGIGALAKSSLSGVSRSMKDKVTKPTAMAQGRVAHMIEWQSWGKPSAGPEGGAGRANLNRERERRLENDAYSDLSDGEKEARFAAGVMQQFAISEATLMGWNSMEGDSLCAGSNQGSVAHLSDANQESITSRDQILHQSAAEVWPHTYVSQGLYCLSSSDAWEPITDEPVGVNSPSAGSYVMMGGTPCEGYEGSATQYLSQQQQLNLQQTQLQHLQQLQQYQQQQLLQYQQQSLDHRFQRATRSLQATPNSTIHSLGPPTHPRLADLWGAGPTEAYQLDAGGYIGMSAVEGEVMVTNGVEAGTESECLLQKQEEEETQEEGIATYTDPESVILTPPLPSEEIPLTEDSSPGQAPESIKECKTFDVTSCVVQSLEEKNEEAEVQTVAVATN; encoded by the exons tcGCAGATGGAGTCCCGGTACGGAAGGATGGGGAGCAG CATGGACGTACAGACTTTTCATGGGAAGGAATCAAT CTCTCTATGGAAGATACCACCTCCATCCTCCCACGCCTGAAACGAAACTCCAACTCCAACACGTATGGGATTGGTGCTCTGGCTAAGTCCTCTCTGTcag GTGTGTCACGGTCCATGAAGGACAAAGTGACCAAGCCAACGGCAATGGCCCAGGGTCGTGTGGCTCACATGATTGAATGGCAGAGTTGGGGCAAACCATCTGCCGGGCCAGAGGGAGGTGCAGGCCGTGCCAACCTCAACCGCGAGAGGGAGAGACGTCTAGAAAATGATGCCTACAGTGACTTAAGTGACGGAGAGAAGGAGGCACGCTTTGCAGCTG GAGTGATGCAGCAGTTTGCTATCTCAGAAGCAACCCTGATGGGCTGGAACTCTATGGAGGGCGACAGTCTATGTGCAGGGTCCAACCAAGGCAGCGTGGCTCACCTCAGTGATGCCAATCAAGAGAGCATCACCAGCAGAG aTCAAATATTACACCAGTCTGCAGCAGAGGTGTGGCCTCACACATATGTGTCTCAGGGCCTCTACTGTCTGTCTTCGTCCGATGCCTGGGAGCCAATCACAGACGAGCCTGTCGGGGTGAACTCCCCCAGCGCCGGGTCTTATGTCATGATGGGCGGGACTCCCTGTGAAGGCTACGAGGGAAGCGCAACACAGTATTTATCCCAGCAACAGCAGCTTAACCTGCAACAGACTCAGCTACAACACCTTCAGCAGCTACAGCAataccagcagcagcagcttctACAGTATCAACAACAg TCACTGGACCACAGGTTCCAGCGAGCGACTCGCTCCCTGCAAGCCACGCCGAACAGCACCATCCACAGCCTGGGCCCCCCTACTCACCCGCGCTTAGCTGACctgtggggggcggggccgaCCGAGGCTTATCAGCTGGATGCTGGTGGATATATCGGCATGTCAGCAGTAGAAGGGGAAGTGATGGTGACCAACGGTGTAGAAGCTGGAACAGAGAGCGAATGTCTGCtacagaaacaggaagaggaggagaccCAG GAAGAGGGAATTGCAACATATACAGACCCTGAGTCTGTTATTCTGACCCCACCTTTGCCAAGTGAAGAGATTCCCCTTACTGAGGACAGCAGTCCAGGGCAAGCACCAGAGTCAATCAAAGAGTGCAAGACCtttgatgtcacttcctgtgttgTACAATCCTTAGAGGAGAAGAATGAAGAGGCTGAAGTTCAGACAGTTGCTGTGGCAACCAACTGA
- the fam131ba gene encoding uncharacterized protein fam131ba isoform X1 — protein MGCIGSKTLIADGVPVRKDGEQHGRTDFSWEGINLSMEDTTSILPRLKRNSNSNTYGIGALAKSSLSGVSGVSRSMKDKVTKPTAMAQGRVAHMIEWQSWGKPSAGPEGGAGRANLNRERERRLENDAYSDLSDGEKEARFAAGVMQQFAISEATLMGWNSMEGDSLCAGSNQGSVAHLSDANQESITSRDQILHQSAAEVWPHTYVSQGLYCLSSSDAWEPITDEPVGVNSPSAGSYVMMGGTPCEGYEGSATQYLSQQQQLNLQQTQLQHLQQLQQYQQQQLLQYQQQSLDHRFQRATRSLQATPNSTIHSLGPPTHPRLADLWGAGPTEAYQLDAGGYIGMSAVEGEVMVTNGVEAGTESECLLQKQEEEETQEEGIATYTDPESVILTPPLPSEEIPLTEDSSPGQAPESIKECKTFDVTSCVVQSLEEKNEEAEVQTVAVATN, from the exons tcGCAGATGGAGTCCCGGTACGGAAGGATGGGGAGCAG CATGGACGTACAGACTTTTCATGGGAAGGAATCAAT CTCTCTATGGAAGATACCACCTCCATCCTCCCACGCCTGAAACGAAACTCCAACTCCAACACGTATGGGATTGGTGCTCTGGCTAAGTCCTCTCTGTcaggtgtgtcag GTGTGTCACGGTCCATGAAGGACAAAGTGACCAAGCCAACGGCAATGGCCCAGGGTCGTGTGGCTCACATGATTGAATGGCAGAGTTGGGGCAAACCATCTGCCGGGCCAGAGGGAGGTGCAGGCCGTGCCAACCTCAACCGCGAGAGGGAGAGACGTCTAGAAAATGATGCCTACAGTGACTTAAGTGACGGAGAGAAGGAGGCACGCTTTGCAGCTG GAGTGATGCAGCAGTTTGCTATCTCAGAAGCAACCCTGATGGGCTGGAACTCTATGGAGGGCGACAGTCTATGTGCAGGGTCCAACCAAGGCAGCGTGGCTCACCTCAGTGATGCCAATCAAGAGAGCATCACCAGCAGAG aTCAAATATTACACCAGTCTGCAGCAGAGGTGTGGCCTCACACATATGTGTCTCAGGGCCTCTACTGTCTGTCTTCGTCCGATGCCTGGGAGCCAATCACAGACGAGCCTGTCGGGGTGAACTCCCCCAGCGCCGGGTCTTATGTCATGATGGGCGGGACTCCCTGTGAAGGCTACGAGGGAAGCGCAACACAGTATTTATCCCAGCAACAGCAGCTTAACCTGCAACAGACTCAGCTACAACACCTTCAGCAGCTACAGCAataccagcagcagcagcttctACAGTATCAACAACAg TCACTGGACCACAGGTTCCAGCGAGCGACTCGCTCCCTGCAAGCCACGCCGAACAGCACCATCCACAGCCTGGGCCCCCCTACTCACCCGCGCTTAGCTGACctgtggggggcggggccgaCCGAGGCTTATCAGCTGGATGCTGGTGGATATATCGGCATGTCAGCAGTAGAAGGGGAAGTGATGGTGACCAACGGTGTAGAAGCTGGAACAGAGAGCGAATGTCTGCtacagaaacaggaagaggaggagaccCAG GAAGAGGGAATTGCAACATATACAGACCCTGAGTCTGTTATTCTGACCCCACCTTTGCCAAGTGAAGAGATTCCCCTTACTGAGGACAGCAGTCCAGGGCAAGCACCAGAGTCAATCAAAGAGTGCAAGACCtttgatgtcacttcctgtgttgTACAATCCTTAGAGGAGAAGAATGAAGAGGCTGAAGTTCAGACAGTTGCTGTGGCAACCAACTGA
- the fam131ba gene encoding uncharacterized protein fam131ba isoform X3, which yields MGCIGSKTLIADGVPVRKDGEQLSMEDTTSILPRLKRNSNSNTYGIGALAKSSLSGVSGVSRSMKDKVTKPTAMAQGRVAHMIEWQSWGKPSAGPEGGAGRANLNRERERRLENDAYSDLSDGEKEARFAAGVMQQFAISEATLMGWNSMEGDSLCAGSNQGSVAHLSDANQESITSRDQILHQSAAEVWPHTYVSQGLYCLSSSDAWEPITDEPVGVNSPSAGSYVMMGGTPCEGYEGSATQYLSQQQQLNLQQTQLQHLQQLQQYQQQQLLQYQQQSLDHRFQRATRSLQATPNSTIHSLGPPTHPRLADLWGAGPTEAYQLDAGGYIGMSAVEGEVMVTNGVEAGTESECLLQKQEEEETQEEGIATYTDPESVILTPPLPSEEIPLTEDSSPGQAPESIKECKTFDVTSCVVQSLEEKNEEAEVQTVAVATN from the exons tcGCAGATGGAGTCCCGGTACGGAAGGATGGGGAGCAG CTCTCTATGGAAGATACCACCTCCATCCTCCCACGCCTGAAACGAAACTCCAACTCCAACACGTATGGGATTGGTGCTCTGGCTAAGTCCTCTCTGTcaggtgtgtcag GTGTGTCACGGTCCATGAAGGACAAAGTGACCAAGCCAACGGCAATGGCCCAGGGTCGTGTGGCTCACATGATTGAATGGCAGAGTTGGGGCAAACCATCTGCCGGGCCAGAGGGAGGTGCAGGCCGTGCCAACCTCAACCGCGAGAGGGAGAGACGTCTAGAAAATGATGCCTACAGTGACTTAAGTGACGGAGAGAAGGAGGCACGCTTTGCAGCTG GAGTGATGCAGCAGTTTGCTATCTCAGAAGCAACCCTGATGGGCTGGAACTCTATGGAGGGCGACAGTCTATGTGCAGGGTCCAACCAAGGCAGCGTGGCTCACCTCAGTGATGCCAATCAAGAGAGCATCACCAGCAGAG aTCAAATATTACACCAGTCTGCAGCAGAGGTGTGGCCTCACACATATGTGTCTCAGGGCCTCTACTGTCTGTCTTCGTCCGATGCCTGGGAGCCAATCACAGACGAGCCTGTCGGGGTGAACTCCCCCAGCGCCGGGTCTTATGTCATGATGGGCGGGACTCCCTGTGAAGGCTACGAGGGAAGCGCAACACAGTATTTATCCCAGCAACAGCAGCTTAACCTGCAACAGACTCAGCTACAACACCTTCAGCAGCTACAGCAataccagcagcagcagcttctACAGTATCAACAACAg TCACTGGACCACAGGTTCCAGCGAGCGACTCGCTCCCTGCAAGCCACGCCGAACAGCACCATCCACAGCCTGGGCCCCCCTACTCACCCGCGCTTAGCTGACctgtggggggcggggccgaCCGAGGCTTATCAGCTGGATGCTGGTGGATATATCGGCATGTCAGCAGTAGAAGGGGAAGTGATGGTGACCAACGGTGTAGAAGCTGGAACAGAGAGCGAATGTCTGCtacagaaacaggaagaggaggagaccCAG GAAGAGGGAATTGCAACATATACAGACCCTGAGTCTGTTATTCTGACCCCACCTTTGCCAAGTGAAGAGATTCCCCTTACTGAGGACAGCAGTCCAGGGCAAGCACCAGAGTCAATCAAAGAGTGCAAGACCtttgatgtcacttcctgtgttgTACAATCCTTAGAGGAGAAGAATGAAGAGGCTGAAGTTCAGACAGTTGCTGTGGCAACCAACTGA
- the fam131ba gene encoding uncharacterized protein fam131ba isoform X4 — translation MGCIGSKTLIADGVPVRKDGEQLSMEDTTSILPRLKRNSNSNTYGIGALAKSSLSGVSRSMKDKVTKPTAMAQGRVAHMIEWQSWGKPSAGPEGGAGRANLNRERERRLENDAYSDLSDGEKEARFAAGVMQQFAISEATLMGWNSMEGDSLCAGSNQGSVAHLSDANQESITSRDQILHQSAAEVWPHTYVSQGLYCLSSSDAWEPITDEPVGVNSPSAGSYVMMGGTPCEGYEGSATQYLSQQQQLNLQQTQLQHLQQLQQYQQQQLLQYQQQSLDHRFQRATRSLQATPNSTIHSLGPPTHPRLADLWGAGPTEAYQLDAGGYIGMSAVEGEVMVTNGVEAGTESECLLQKQEEEETQEEGIATYTDPESVILTPPLPSEEIPLTEDSSPGQAPESIKECKTFDVTSCVVQSLEEKNEEAEVQTVAVATN, via the exons tcGCAGATGGAGTCCCGGTACGGAAGGATGGGGAGCAG CTCTCTATGGAAGATACCACCTCCATCCTCCCACGCCTGAAACGAAACTCCAACTCCAACACGTATGGGATTGGTGCTCTGGCTAAGTCCTCTCTGTcag GTGTGTCACGGTCCATGAAGGACAAAGTGACCAAGCCAACGGCAATGGCCCAGGGTCGTGTGGCTCACATGATTGAATGGCAGAGTTGGGGCAAACCATCTGCCGGGCCAGAGGGAGGTGCAGGCCGTGCCAACCTCAACCGCGAGAGGGAGAGACGTCTAGAAAATGATGCCTACAGTGACTTAAGTGACGGAGAGAAGGAGGCACGCTTTGCAGCTG GAGTGATGCAGCAGTTTGCTATCTCAGAAGCAACCCTGATGGGCTGGAACTCTATGGAGGGCGACAGTCTATGTGCAGGGTCCAACCAAGGCAGCGTGGCTCACCTCAGTGATGCCAATCAAGAGAGCATCACCAGCAGAG aTCAAATATTACACCAGTCTGCAGCAGAGGTGTGGCCTCACACATATGTGTCTCAGGGCCTCTACTGTCTGTCTTCGTCCGATGCCTGGGAGCCAATCACAGACGAGCCTGTCGGGGTGAACTCCCCCAGCGCCGGGTCTTATGTCATGATGGGCGGGACTCCCTGTGAAGGCTACGAGGGAAGCGCAACACAGTATTTATCCCAGCAACAGCAGCTTAACCTGCAACAGACTCAGCTACAACACCTTCAGCAGCTACAGCAataccagcagcagcagcttctACAGTATCAACAACAg TCACTGGACCACAGGTTCCAGCGAGCGACTCGCTCCCTGCAAGCCACGCCGAACAGCACCATCCACAGCCTGGGCCCCCCTACTCACCCGCGCTTAGCTGACctgtggggggcggggccgaCCGAGGCTTATCAGCTGGATGCTGGTGGATATATCGGCATGTCAGCAGTAGAAGGGGAAGTGATGGTGACCAACGGTGTAGAAGCTGGAACAGAGAGCGAATGTCTGCtacagaaacaggaagaggaggagaccCAG GAAGAGGGAATTGCAACATATACAGACCCTGAGTCTGTTATTCTGACCCCACCTTTGCCAAGTGAAGAGATTCCCCTTACTGAGGACAGCAGTCCAGGGCAAGCACCAGAGTCAATCAAAGAGTGCAAGACCtttgatgtcacttcctgtgttgTACAATCCTTAGAGGAGAAGAATGAAGAGGCTGAAGTTCAGACAGTTGCTGTGGCAACCAACTGA
- the fam131ba gene encoding uncharacterized protein fam131ba isoform X5, whose product MKDKVTKPTAMAQGRVAHMIEWQSWGKPSAGPEGGAGRANLNRERERRLENDAYSDLSDGEKEARFAAGVMQQFAISEATLMGWNSMEGDSLCAGSNQGSVAHLSDANQESITSRDQILHQSAAEVWPHTYVSQGLYCLSSSDAWEPITDEPVGVNSPSAGSYVMMGGTPCEGYEGSATQYLSQQQQLNLQQTQLQHLQQLQQYQQQQLLQYQQQSLDHRFQRATRSLQATPNSTIHSLGPPTHPRLADLWGAGPTEAYQLDAGGYIGMSAVEGEVMVTNGVEAGTESECLLQKQEEEETQEEGIATYTDPESVILTPPLPSEEIPLTEDSSPGQAPESIKECKTFDVTSCVVQSLEEKNEEAEVQTVAVATN is encoded by the exons ATGAAGGACAAAGTGACCAAGCCAACGGCAATGGCCCAGGGTCGTGTGGCTCACATGATTGAATGGCAGAGTTGGGGCAAACCATCTGCCGGGCCAGAGGGAGGTGCAGGCCGTGCCAACCTCAACCGCGAGAGGGAGAGACGTCTAGAAAATGATGCCTACAGTGACTTAAGTGACGGAGAGAAGGAGGCACGCTTTGCAGCTG GAGTGATGCAGCAGTTTGCTATCTCAGAAGCAACCCTGATGGGCTGGAACTCTATGGAGGGCGACAGTCTATGTGCAGGGTCCAACCAAGGCAGCGTGGCTCACCTCAGTGATGCCAATCAAGAGAGCATCACCAGCAGAG aTCAAATATTACACCAGTCTGCAGCAGAGGTGTGGCCTCACACATATGTGTCTCAGGGCCTCTACTGTCTGTCTTCGTCCGATGCCTGGGAGCCAATCACAGACGAGCCTGTCGGGGTGAACTCCCCCAGCGCCGGGTCTTATGTCATGATGGGCGGGACTCCCTGTGAAGGCTACGAGGGAAGCGCAACACAGTATTTATCCCAGCAACAGCAGCTTAACCTGCAACAGACTCAGCTACAACACCTTCAGCAGCTACAGCAataccagcagcagcagcttctACAGTATCAACAACAg TCACTGGACCACAGGTTCCAGCGAGCGACTCGCTCCCTGCAAGCCACGCCGAACAGCACCATCCACAGCCTGGGCCCCCCTACTCACCCGCGCTTAGCTGACctgtggggggcggggccgaCCGAGGCTTATCAGCTGGATGCTGGTGGATATATCGGCATGTCAGCAGTAGAAGGGGAAGTGATGGTGACCAACGGTGTAGAAGCTGGAACAGAGAGCGAATGTCTGCtacagaaacaggaagaggaggagaccCAG GAAGAGGGAATTGCAACATATACAGACCCTGAGTCTGTTATTCTGACCCCACCTTTGCCAAGTGAAGAGATTCCCCTTACTGAGGACAGCAGTCCAGGGCAAGCACCAGAGTCAATCAAAGAGTGCAAGACCtttgatgtcacttcctgtgttgTACAATCCTTAGAGGAGAAGAATGAAGAGGCTGAAGTTCAGACAGTTGCTGTGGCAACCAACTGA
- the LOC133136391 gene encoding chloride channel protein 1-like produces the protein MAADASQRTALRYQHTLLYGEYREHLGTSARREAARLLTEKEWKKHADKSAPTRRAHDPHHPAALETGAPPPEQAHNAPSKKPHPFSKCQDCVARVQRYIVTKLGEDWIFLVLLGITMALVSWTMDYASAKSLQAYKWMHNHLQGNVPLQYLAWVAYPMMLILFSSLFCQLVAPQAIGSGIPELKTILRGVVLKEYLTLRAFVAKVIGLTAGLGSGIPVGKEGPFVHIASICAAVLSKFMSFFSGVYQNPYCYTDILTVGCAVGVGCCFGTPLGGVLFSIEVTSTYFAVRNYWRGYFAATFSAFIFRVLSVWNKDAVTITALFRTNFRMDFPFDLQELPAFAIIGISCGFLGAFFVYLNRQVVLVMRTQNALTSFLIKHRLVFPAFVTFVIATLTFPPGFGQFMAGELMPRECINSLFDNFTWTKISGFPLPPGLGRSSAWLHPQVSVFVILSLFFIMKFWMSAVSTTMPIPSGAFMPVFILGAAFGRLVGEIMATLFPNGILFDGIVYRILPGGYAVIGAAAMTGAVTHTVSTAVICFELTGQISHILPMMVAVILANMVAQGLQPSLYDSIIQVKKLPYLPELGFGHISQYNIFVENIMVRKVLFLSSRSTYRELNNLLQSTSLKTIPLVESKESMILLGSIERSELQAVSDWWLSAERRILSQQHSLQGHDRSLKLAFMDEKGGEENGEGLPPQDERNGPFPSAAPQEPSSNHTTSDSHSLKTVKKTLQGLFSSADRQTEVETQEPAPPPLADTMTPEEIKAWEKAEMDKPMGFDQIRIDPSPFQLVERTSLHKTHTLFSLLGLSHAYVTSIGKLVGVVALKELQKAIEGSTRSGVRLRPPLASFRDGRRKSSKLPQSSSAPSSPTREREREVWREGNREMKEGEGNGAWSSVDGGTVYGNSNSANFSPSSPTPIILSSFDSVFQQEEDDNGESEEEPI, from the exons CTATATGGAGAGTACCGGGAACACCTCGGAACGTCTGCACGAAGGGAAGCTGCTCGACTGCTGACagaaaaagaatggaagaaacacGCGGATAAGTCCGCCCCCACACGGCGAGCTCATGACCCACACCATCCTGCTGCCCTGGAAACTGGAGCCCCTCCCCCAGAACAAGCCCACAATGCTCCGTCAAAGAAGCCCCATCCTTTCTCTAAATGTCAAG ATTGTGTGGCACGGGTACAGAGGTACATTGTGACAAAGCTGGGAGAGGACTGGATCTTCCTAGTGTTGCTGGGTATCACCATGGCACTGGTGAGCTGGACTATGGACTATGCCAGCGCCAAGTCTCTCCAAG CGTATAAGTGGATGCACAACCACCTACAGGGCAATGTTCCCCTGCAGTACCTGGCCTGGGTCGCCTATCCCATGATGCTCATCTTGTTTTCCTCCCTTTTCTGCCAGCTGGTCGCCCCGCAGGCTATCG gatctGGAATACCAGAACTGAAGACCATCCTTAGAGGGGTGGTACTGAAGGAATATTTGACTCTCAGAGCCTTTGTGGCCAAGGTCATTGGCCTGACTGCTGGACTCGGCAGTGGGATACCCGTGGGGAAAGAG GGCCCGTTTGTACACATTGCCAGTATCTGTGCAGCAGTGCTCAGCAAATTCATGTCCTTCTTCTCTGGTGTCTACCAG AACCCTTATTGCTACACAGACATCCTTACAGTGGGCTGTGCGGTCGGGGTGGGCTGCTGCTTTGGCACTCCTCTTGGAG GAGTGTTATTCAGTATTGAAGTTACATCCACTTACTTTGCTGTAAGGAATTATTGGAGGGGATATTTTGCAGCCACTTTCAGTGCATTCATATTCCGAGTGCTGTCAGTGTGGAATAAAGATGCAG TTACCATCACTGCTCTTTTCCGCACCAATTTCCGGATGGATTTTCCATTTGATCTGCAGGAGCTACCAGCATTCGCCATCAttgg TATTTCGTGTGGTTTTCTGGGAGCCTTCTTTGTCTATCTGAATCGTCAAGTGGTGCTGGTTATGAGGACGCAGAATGCACTCACCAGCTTCCTGATAAAACA ccgACTGGTTTTTCCAGCTTTTGTGACCTTTGTGATTGCAACCTTGACCTTTCCTCCAGGATTTGGCCAGTTCATGGCTGGAGAG TTAATGCCCAGAGAGTGCATCAATTCTCTCTTTGATAATTTCACCTGGACCAAAATCTCAGGTTTCCCTCTCCCACCTGGCCTGGGGCGTTCTTCGGCCTGGCTGCACCCTCAAGTCAGTGTCTTTGTGATCCTCAGTCTCTTCTTCATTATGAAG TTCTGGATGTCTGCCGTTTCAACAACTATGCCTATCCCGTCTGGTGCCTTCATGCCAGTCTTTATTCTGG GAGCAGCTTTCGGCAGGCTGGTGGGAGAGATCATGGCCACCCTCTTCCCCAACGGGATTCTGTTTGACGGAATTGTTTACCGCATCCTGCCGGGAGGGTATGCCGTCATCG GAGCAGCTGCGATGACAGGGGCAGTGACTCACACCGTCTCCACTGCAGTGATCTGCTTCGAGCTAACAGGACAGATCTCTCATATCCTGCCCATGATGGTTGCAGTGATCCTGGCCAACATGGTGGCCCAAGGGCTGCAGCCCTCACTCTATGACTCTATCATCCAGGTCAAGAAACTGCCCTATCTGCCCGAGCTTGGCTTTGGACACATCAG TCAGTACAACATCTTTGTGGAGAACATTATGGTAAGAAAAGTGCTATTCCTGTCTTCACGGTCAACATACAGAGAGCTGAACAACCTGCTGCAGTCCACATCACTCAAAACTATTCCACTAGTTGAATCAAAGG AGTCGATGATCCTTTTGGGCTCCATTGAGCGTTCTGAACTGCAGGCTGTCTCTGACTGGTGGCTTTCTGCTGAGAGGCGGATCCTCAGCCAGCAGCATAGTCTTCAAGGTCATGACAGGAGCCTGAAGTTGGCCTTTATGGATGAGAAGGGAGGTGAAGAGAATGGAGAG GGCCTCCCACCACAGGATGAGAGAAATGGGCCTTTCCCATCTGCCGCACCCCAAGAGCCATCCTCCAACCACACAACTTCTG ACAGTCACTCTCTAAAGACAGTCAAAAAAACCCTGCAAGGTCTATTCTCTTCTGCTGACAGGCAGACTGAAGTTGAAACACAG GAGCCTGCTCCTCCACCCCTTGCAGATACAATGACACCAGAAGAG ATCAAGGCCTGGGAAAAGGCAGAAATGGATAAACCAATGGGCTTTGATCAGATACGTAttgacccctcccccttccagCTTGTTGAAAGAACATCCCTTCACAAG ACTCACACCCTGTTCTCCTTGCTGGGCCTCAGCCATGCCTATGTCACCAGTATTGGGAAACTGGTAGGAGTAGTGGCCCTGAAGGAG ctgcaaaaAGCCATTGAGGGCTCCACTCGCAGTGGTGTAAGGTTACGCCCCCCCCTGGCCAGTTTCCGGGACGGGAGGCGCAAATCTTCAAAGCTGCCGCAATCTTCTTCTGCCCCATCCTCCCCAACACGAGAGAGGGAGCGCGAGGTATGGAGAGAAGGAAACAGGGAAATGAAAGAGGGTGAAGGGAATGGtgcctggagcagtgtggatgGGGGGACAGTGTACGGTAACAGCAACAGTGCCaacttctctccctcctcccctacGCCCATCATCCTTTCATCctttgattctgtttttcaaCAAGAGGAGGATGATAATGGAGAGAGTGAAGAGGAGCCCATTTAG